TTCAACCATATGTGGATTACAGTTTTTTTATTGGATATATTTGGATTATATTTATGCGctattgaatattttttttaaataataaatcggATCAATCAATTAATTCATCATTGGTCATGACATGCAATCATAACATAAAAGGTGATGAATAAGTTGGTCTTTTtacgagaatatatatatatatatatatatatatgtgtgtgtgaacACATCATCACAAATAGTATCATTTCAAGGATTATATATTATCTAtctcaataaaaaaatttgatgaacttAACTCATggttctttaatatatatatatatatatcactttaaCTTTTATGATAGTCAAAGTTGAAATTTAACCGGTGATAATATGAATGTAATGGGTAAAATACAGGAAAAACGGGTGATAGTATAAATTGAAAAAGAAAGTATATGATAATGATATACAGGAAAAACTTCACTAGGAAGACGAGAGATGGTGGCAAAATACTATGACATCACAAGTATTGTGAGATCGAGACATCCATATATGCTCCATTGAATGAATCAAAGATGCATGGTGGCCTTTGactccatgagagagagagagaagagaatctTATTATTACCCTAAATACCGACGGTGTATTTATAAGATAACAAAATTTTAgtttttaggatttttatttttgtatataaAATTATCTTCATACTTCTTCAATTATGTCGTTTGTATGAaccttaaaatatttatcaaccaAACACCTATTGAATATAATTGAAGGATAAGTTTAAGCCAATCTTATACTATGAAATCGAATAAACTATAGTaatcgaaatttttttttttgattatttttctttgcagaattttttcttatttgaaaaataaaagaagatgatCGAGAGATCAAacccaataaatcataaatcttAGCCCAATACAACTAAAGGTCCAGTTTAAAATTTTTGATCCACATGATACTATGAATAAGGCTCAAAATTGGATgaacaaataatataaataagagagatatctattCCTCATTTGGTACTTAATATATTATCTTCATTTGGTTAATACTTTGATTTTATTCAATGGACTCTACGAGGTCCACAACCAGGCATTAGCAAGGACATCGACTTGGCTCTATAGGACTAGCCATGTATCACTATTACTATGTATCCCTAAGTTCAATAGATAATTTCATAACCTATTGATGATCGAAAGATATATATAATTGTTCTCAACATTTACACATCAATCTAATGATCCTCTACCATACTACAAAAGAATCtccttaaatatattttttatcgtaCACATTCTTTGACTAAATATATTAATCCAATCTTTAAAATTATACTAATTTAAGTATCATATAGGTCTTAGAGGATAAATCtcaaatatgatttttataagaCCTGAGAACTAATCCATCAACACCTTAGTTTGTAACATATTTAGAAGTGGATGAACCTCATACATGTTCGATAAACAGTATTCATCAGTAAtaaatcttaataaaaattaaattattaaattaaaagtTTTTATTGAATATATTTGGATTAAATTTATGTACTATCTTTGTTATGAATAATTTTCTAAGAGAAATATCTCAGTTTCGTCAATTCATTAGTAGTCATCATATGACGTGTATATATTGCTCATCGCTTGTATATTTTTAAGTCTTATAAGTATTATGTGAATGCAAGAGGTGATGAGTAGGCCgatctcattatatatatatatatataacttttatAGTAGTCAAAGTTAAAATTTAACTTATGAATATGAATGTAATGTGTATTTGGAAAAGAAAGTATATGATATACACGAAGACCATCACTAGGAAGACTAGGGATGGTGGCAAAATATCATGACATCACAAGTATTGTGAGATCGAGATAGCCATCAGTACTCCATTGAATGAATCCACGGTGGCCTTTGACTCcatgagagagagtgagagagagagagagagattttgaaGAGAATCCAACATGACAATAAGAATATACCTTTAGAGATATAATAAGTAGATGACATGCGATGACGTGAGGAGAATAAAGTATCCAAGGATGGAATATGCCAATGGAATGCTCATCCATTCGTCACCTTCTTTAATGCACATAAATGTGTCTTTTGTCGTCTAAAAACAATAGATGTGACATTGATATTTTTTCATACATTCTTACgataaaaaaaagatttaaatactcttagaaaaaaaatagtaatattgttataataaaataaaaaatataatatagttCTTAAGTTATTCCATTGGAGTTGGATCTTATTTTTTAACGATAAAAGACTATGCCGATATAAAAAGGTCGAATCCAACGAATTATCTTTTGTATTTAACCCTATAATTTAGGCATTATTTTTCTATCCGAATTCATCCAAAAACATGATGACTAATAGAAACTCGAGTTCAACAATGTACAATGCCATTATTGTCACCTAATTATACTCTCTTCGTGTCATTCATCCGCAAAACTCGGTTGCGTGTTTCGAGTGATGTTATCCTCAGCCTTTTCATTGCTTTTACTTACTTTTGTTGATTCCAATTCAATTAATTGATCCTTAATAGAGAAGGCAAGAGACTAGTCACAGGTGGAGCATCCAAGCCATCCATCACCACACTTTAAATGATGTTGTTTTGCTTTGTAGATTCGAGTTATATACGTGGCATATTCCACTTGGTTTGTAGAttcgagttatatatatatatatatatatatatatatatatatatatataatgagattTACTTCACCGCCATGCACTTGCATCTGTCTCCCTCAAGACAGGGAACACTGTTCGGCCTCATAAAAGCCGTGGATCCCACCCACACTAAAGGGTACTCACGTAAATACACAGCAGACCAGATATGCTACCGTTGTCGTTTAGAAATTAGAATCATCAACGAGTAACATAACCACAAATGTTACCTTATGAGAGTACGAGTCGAGTTTCCGGATCAACTATTGGTAGCTTTTGTGAACCCTGCCGGGGAACAAACACGTGAACCTCACTCTCCCCCTGTACCTGTCGCATGAAGGAACGATAACAACGACATCAATGGCCGACGaaagcgcagagagagagagagagaggggggggaatAAAACCCAAAGATATGCTCTTCCTCCTCGTATATTCCCTTCTCCCTCGCTTGCTCTTCCTTCTTATCTACTCTGCGAATCCGTCGGCCCACTCTATatcgtctcctctctctctcttccttctttGACGCATCTCTTCCTGCTGCTGTCCCCGCGACTTGATCTCCCTGCATTGCCTCTTGATCGCTTAGCTAGATAGGGAGGTCGTGGATCTGAGCGTAAAGTTTGGATCTTGGAGATGAAGTTCGGGAAGAGCCTCAGCAATCAGATAGAGGAGACGCTGCCGGAGTGGAGAGACAAGTTCCTCTCCTACAAGGACCTCAAGCGGCGCCTAAAGCTCATCGCCGCCGGAGATAAGCCTGCGAAGCGGTCCAAGGTGGCCGAGGACGGCGCGGCTACCGGCCGCGCCGCTTCCTTAGTGacccgggaggaggaggaggaggaggattttGTGAGGCTCCTCGAGGCCGAGCTCGACAAGTTCAACACCTTCTtcgtggagaaggaggaggagtacATCATTCGCCAAAAGGTCTCCTctttattccttttcttttccttctttcttcgTTTCAGGCATTCTAGTTCCTATAGATCATTAAAAGCGACTCATTTTTCTTTCCCTGTTGCAATTAGGGTgccaaaatttgatcttgatttcAAATTGCAAGCTATAAACGATGGTTAGATATAtggctaatcctaactctaaaacGCCATCTTGGTACGCGATTGCCCGTAGGAGAACGAGGTTTCGATACTTCTCCTCTGATTACAGATCTCAAGAGAGTGTATTCTCCTGAGATCGATTGCAGAGATTTGGAGTCTTGAAAGATTCAAgttttccttcattttctttcctCTCGATCCAAACAGGGACACAAATTGGTCTTTATCTACTGTCCTCTAGTTTGTTAAGTATCCGATTAGAGCTCCCATTCTGCTTGTTCTTTAGCTTTTGGAAATTGTGGTGCGGGTTACTGAGTCCTATCTCCATCAATATGTCGCTTTGCAGGATCTGCAGGATCGAGTTGCCGAGGCTGTCTCAAAGGATTCTGATGAGCAGCTGATGAAAGTAAGGAAGGAGATCGTGGACTTCCATGGAGAGATAGTCCTCCTCGAGAACTACAGTGCCCTCAACTATACTGGTATATCATCTTAATCTCATCTTTGACAACTTATTTGCTCTAGTTCTTAGCCTCTTTTCTGCACTAAAAAAGTAAACATCTTAATCTCTTTTCAGTTTCAAGTGAGTTGTGCTGCATAATCATGTATTCACTATTGTCGAATTTAATGAAGTCTTGGAACAATACTAACTAGCATAATGGCAGAAGAGATTGAGAGAAGTAGGATGACTTCCATCTAATTCGAATATTCATGTCTCGCACATTCGGCACTGACTTCTTCAAGGCGAAAACAAAAAAACTTAGTTACACTCATCATGCTTATGCTCAGTATAAGTTACTGTTCTTCACTTGAGCTGAGGGTGTGGGGAAGGTCGATGTTTGTGTTAATGAGTCTTTTTGTCTCATTTACAGAATCTAAGCATCACAGATTGACACAATCACCGGAAAATGACATGTAATGCTTGATTGCTAAATTTCCCATCCCCATACTTGACTCATTTTTTAATCGGGTTACTCTCGTAAATCCATTTCTGGTAAGAACCATTTGAGCTAAAAAATATGACTAACTTCATGTTGGATTTAACGGATTGGTGAGTCGAGTAGAGAACTGAAACCTCTGTATATTGTTGAATTTTAAACTCTAGAACTATCATATACGGATTGCCAAACTCCACAAAGCAAATTTAAGTTGAACCAGTAGCTGCTTATTATGTTTTGTTTAGAGGCTGGTTGGTGGTTATACAAAAGGAATTTAGGATTCCCTGTATTTTATTATATTGTAACGTGCCATGGATGTCTTGGAGAGCATCAATGATACGGTAAACTAAGTTTATAGAATCATAGCAGGATTCAGTCTTAGGACAGCCTATGCAAGATAATGATGGATGAATATTGCAGGGCAGGCAATTATCCAGTGGAACATTAGGGCCTTAATGAATGAAGAATTAACAACCGAAGATTGGGGCAATTAACAACGGTTCTAATATAACAGAAGATTCACAGCACCTTAATGAATGAAGAATTGGGGCCTTGTCCTAAAAATGAATATAATAGGAATTACATCGGCCAGCACCAATTATCTGCTCCAGaggaaaatataatatattatacgaAACGGTCAGGAATTCTACAAGgtcaaatttttattgataaatagccTAATACTTATGTTTTTCAGAGAGAACTTTTCATGTCAGCTTTTCTTCCAGCTCTCACAGAGGCTGATTGTGCTTTGTGGTGGATGAACAGGGCTGGTAAAGATACTGAAGAAGTATGACAAGAGAACCGGAGCACTTATTCGGCAACCCTTCATCCAGAAGGTGCTGCAGCAGCCCTTCTTTACCACTGACCTGCTAAACAAACTTGTGAAGGAGTGTGAAACCATGCTGGACCACCTCTTCCCTAAGAACGAACCACTGACATCCACGGACGATTGCGATAGAGAGAATGGAGAGCATAAGCAATCAAAACCCAGCTCGTCGCTGCCCCAAACAGTTCCAGAGCTCGAGGAGATTGAATACATGGAGAGTTTGTACATGAAGAGCACAATTGCGGCATTGCGGGCTCTGAAAGAGATCAGGAGTGGAAGTTCCACCGTGAGCTTCTTTTCATTGCCTCCCTTGCAGAGCAATGGAAGGAAAAATAAGTGGAACAATGTTCCTATACTCGAACAAGAGGCCAAGTAATGACCAGATAAAAACTTCTTGGAGATGCAACACTATCATCGGTTCATTCACaactttctcttctccttttcttttcttgtatCTTGTAATCTTTCACCTTCACCAGATTTCAGAATCCAGACCTACAAAAGATGTATGATGTTGAAATCTGAATGTCTGCAAGGTTGAATAGGAGAAATTGGTTGTCAATGGTTGAGCCTAGCTAGTCTAATTCCATCTACTTCGCAACAACTCTTACTTCCAATTAGGGTGGATGAAATAATAATGTCATAAGATTCATCCATTGACAAGGTCCACAAGCACTTGTATCCTATGGGTTTGTCCATTGATGAAGAGCTCCTTGAAATGAAGCAGACAGTGATGTGACCATGTTTGAATTCTGAGACAGTCTTAGCAGAGCAATTGCGTGGAGTTGACTGAGCCTTCCGACTGTTCTTCTATGAGGGGGATAAGATGCCTCAGTTAAGAATTCTCTGACGTCTTATTCCCAATGCATTAATTATATTAACTGCTAACTTTCGATCTAAATAAGTAAATTAAATCTGTTCTATTCAATCCTGATGGCTGCTTCACCTGCGTAGCTCAACTTGACTCCCACCTGTTCGGACGACCACATGTTcttagtccaccctcatgcgttcgTTGACTTCCACGATGAACAGCCAACCGTTGCGACACAACCAACGAACAACCGCTACAAACCAGCACGAAAGCTTCACTCTTTTGGTAATGGCATGAAGATAATGTCGGTTCCTAATAAAGTTGACTTTCTAGGAAGGAATACGATATGATTCATGCGTTGCTGTTGCGGTAAATATATAGGTTGTGGACATGATCGAGAACATGCAAGCCATGGACAGCATGAGATCTCGTCGGAACGCAGAGCTGCAGCCGCCGGTGATCCGTGAGGAGTCCCGCAAGATTCGCAAGCCCGTCGTCATCCACCTGGTGTCGCCCACGGTGATCCACGCGAAGTCCGGCGAGTTCATGGCGTTGGTTCAGCGCCTGACGGGGCGTGATTCATCGGCGGCCGACATCGTCGGCGGATCATCGGGACCTGCAAAGGCAGCTTGCTTCCAAGGACGAAAGCGGCAGCTTCCGGTGCGGGTCAAAGCTCGAGCACTGAAAGCCGTCGGCAAGGAGACGAAGACGTGTTTGGATCAGACCTCCTCATCGTGTCAGCCGTCCGTTCCGCCGGCGCTGTTCTTGAGTGACTTGAGCCCACCATGGTCGGGTGTCGCAGAGCTGATCGCTGCGGATCACCCATTAGTTTACTCGAGTAAATTCTAATTCAGTATGGAAAATCGAATCGAGATCGTAAGCgatgtatattattattattctaaatGCATTTTTAGATCTGAAGAACTTTAACGAGGCTCTGATGCATGCCATCCATCTTCTGCTCGGTCAAACTGTGTCTCGTGGGATTCGGAAAAGTCGAGTAAAACAAAAGAGATCTCACATGTCGGTCGAACAATCGCACTTGATGATTTGAGGACTAATCTCCACGCTCTTTTCAACTTCTTCCACGGGAATCTTTCGTATAATCCACACGTTAAAAGGCATCCTCACATGATTCGATCAATGTGCGGGCCACAATAGTATCGAAGACACACATTCCTCCAACGTTTTGCCAAGAACGGAGCACTTCATCTGGAGCAATGATTGATGAGCTTATCAGAATCTAGTGGAGGGCATGCAAGGCATTCTCAGTCAAGATAAGCTATAAGATTGGGGTGGAACCATGTCAACGATTCTTCATGCGGATTCTTCTTCCCCACCGAAAAGATGCTGAGCTTGTAATGTTCGTCCATCTGTCGTTCCCCACTCAACCATTGGCACTTTTCTCACATCATGATCCAACAAAAGGAGATTTAACGGAGGACGAGGAGACCTCAAGAGTCATCGGGAAGTGTATTCTAAAGACGAGGATTCTGTTGTAAGTAGAATCCCAAGAACATGATGGTTCTCACGATAAACTGGAGCACTAATTGCAAGAATCTCACCATATATTGTTCTCAACAAAGTTTGCTTTTATatagatcgagagagagagagagagagagagagagagaggcctttGCAGCGGGTATAAGAGATGCAAAACCCTGGAAGAAAGTAGCAATAAGGGGCTGCCTTAGCACTTCTTTTCTATAGATGAACTCGCTACAATTACAATTGTCATCTGCAACCCAATCTATAATTAAGACTgtgttttgctggatgtagaacaacaaagaagatctaagaagttaaagcgcaaccATGGACGGCAGCAATACTACAGACTGCCGGTAATACAAGCTGATTGAGATTATATTAGCACTAGCACGTGTCTTCCATGGATGAACTCTTCAGCGCTGCACTCCCCATCTGCAACCCTTGCTTAGGGTTCTCTTGTTTGATCCACATAGCACAAACTAGAAAAGCTCCCATGTTAAGCGTGCTCAGTGCAGCCAGAAGCCCGTAGAAGTAATCCAATCTCCCGTAGTTGATGTTGTCTGCCAGCCATCCCTGCCCGTTCTTGCCACCGGTCACGTCCCTCACCACCGAGACCATGAAGCTACTGAGAAAGAAGCCGAAGGAGAGCGTCGTCAAGAAGAGGCCGGTGCTCATCGTCTTCATCCCCTTCGGCGACCGGGTGATGAAGAAGTCGAGCTGGCCTGTGTAGAGGAACGCCTCTCCGGCGCCCACCAGGAAGAACTGCGGGATCAAGGTGAAAACACTGATGGGCAGCGTCGCGCCCCTGAGAGCAGCAACCTCGCCTGCTCGCCGTGCAACCGAGAGCCTTTTCGCCTCCGCGACTGCTGCGGCCGCCATTCCTATGATGGAGAAGGCCAAACCGATACCGATTCTTTGTAGGTTGGTGAAGCCTATCCAAAACACAGGCAGATATCAGAACTATTGCTACTCTAGCGAATCATGTACGTTTTGCAAGCTGAATACCTTGCTTGCCCTTCCATTTCTTCATGAGAGGCATGATCGCTCGGTCATAGATGCCCAGGGTGACCATTATGGCACCCACGAAGAAGACTGTCAGCGATCCCGCTGGAATTTGGAAGCTCCCGATCGATCTCTCCATGGTTGTCGCTTGCTCTACGGAGAATGTGATGATCTGAGCATAGACAGTCCAGAACATGATGGTCGTAGCCCACACAGGGAGCAGCCTAATCATCATCTTCACCTCCTCGATTCTCGTTACCGAGCATAGCCTCCACCGGTTCACAGTTGAGGTCTCACCATGGACGTCGCTATCCCCTTCCGCCATGATCGCAGCCTTGTCGAGGAAACTGTCGAATGCGGTGCATCACGAGAATATGATCATGGAATGTTCGGAGGAAGAGGATGCAATCAAGATCTATTTTTGTCAGCAGAGACTCACTGGAACTGGTCAGTATGTTGTATTCTCGAGATCTCAGGGCTGTCTTCGTACAAGAAGGCGATGGTCGCAGGGTATTTGAGCTGCCTCTTGCTGAAGGCGACCACGATCACTTGCAGTATGTGCACAATTGGACTCCCTGAGCTCTTCTTGTATCGGTATCTCTTCGTGCCAGACAGGAACAGTATGACGGCAAGCAGCATGGAGATGCAACAGATGCCGTACGCCCAGCTGCGGCCCACCTCATCTTGGATGTAGACAAGCACGGTCACTGCGAGCAGGCTGCCGAtactgatgaagaagaagaacctGTTGAAGAAGTACGCCATCTGGCTCTTCTCCTTCTCGTCCTTGTCGTCGAATTGGTCGGTCCCAAAGCCCGAGACGCTTGATTTGAGCCCTCCCGTCCCCAGCGCGATCAGGTACAAGCTCAAGTAGAGGATGCCCATCTGGAAGCCACTTGCTCGCCGGCATCTGTTCGTAGCAGAAGTGTTACAGGGCGGTGGCCGGAGCCGAGGCAAACTCGTCGATACAGTGAGCATTCCTGTTCCCTAAGACACGTAAAGAGAACGTCGAATCATCTTCTCTGGCGAGTTCATGTGACCCATTGCAATGCGAAGGGACGATTGGTCTTACCAGTGCTTGGACCAACGCGAAGATGGCGACGGTGAGGTATCGGCCTAGGAATGAATCGGCTAAGAAGCCTCCAAGCAAGCAGAGAAGAAACGATGTGCCGAGGAAGTCGGAGACGACGTTGGCCGACTCTGCACTCGGGAGATGCATCGTGCCGCCCAAGTATGTCACCAGGTTGACTGCGATCCCCATCGTCGACAGCCTTTCGCATATTTCGATCACTGTAATGAAAGATGGATAGAGAAAGTTAGCCGATGCTTAGCCTGTTCATGTTCATGTTCATGTTCATGATGAGCACAACGAACTTAATGACACAGTAGTCAATACAGCGAAACAGATCAATAGAGAGATCTCAGTATCTACTGGACTCTTTACTATCGAATTTGGAATGGCTCATCATCATTTAGCCACAGATGTCTCCATCAAAGTTGG
Above is a genomic segment from Musa acuminata AAA Group cultivar baxijiao chromosome BXJ3-4, Cavendish_Baxijiao_AAA, whole genome shotgun sequence containing:
- the LOC135635288 gene encoding SPX domain-containing protein 1-like, giving the protein MKFGKSLSNQIEETLPEWRDKFLSYKDLKRRLKLIAAGDKPAKRSKVAEDGAATGRAASLVTREEEEEEDFVRLLEAELDKFNTFFVEKEEEYIIRQKDLQDRVAEAVSKDSDEQLMKVRKEIVDFHGEIVLLENYSALNYTGLVKILKKYDKRTGALIRQPFIQKVLQQPFFTTDLLNKLVKECETMLDHLFPKNEPLTSTDDCDRENGEHKQSKPSSSLPQTVPELEEIEYMESLYMKSTIAALRALKEIRSGSSTVSFFSLPPLQSNGRKNKWNNVPILEQEAK
- the LOC135635289 gene encoding uncharacterized protein LOC135635289 produces the protein MRSLTSTMNSQPLRHNQRTTATNQHESFTLLVVDMIENMQAMDSMRSRRNAELQPPVIREESRKIRKPVVIHLVSPTVIHAKSGEFMALVQRLTGRDSSAADIVGGSSGPAKAACFQGRKRQLPVRVKARALKAVGKETKTCLDQTSSSCQPSVPPALFLSDLSPPWSGVAELIAADHPLVYSSKF
- the LOC135637105 gene encoding protein NRT1/ PTR FAMILY 6.2-like; the encoded protein is MEGKMSPAVADAVNYKGFPADRSVTGGWVPAALILVIEICERLSTMGIAVNLVTYLGGTMHLPSAESANVVSDFLGTSFLLCLLGGFLADSFLGRYLTVAIFALVQALGTGMLTVSTSLPRLRPPPCNTSATNRCRRASGFQMGILYLSLYLIALGTGGLKSSVSGFGTDQFDDKDEKEKSQMAYFFNRFFFFISIGSLLAVTVLVYIQDEVGRSWAYGICCISMLLAVILFLSGTKRYRYKKSSGSPIVHILQVIVVAFSKRQLKYPATIAFLYEDSPEISRIQHTDQFHFLDKAAIMAEGDSDVHGETSTVNRWRLCSVTRIEEVKMMIRLLPVWATTIMFWTVYAQIITFSVEQATTMERSIGSFQIPAGSLTVFFVGAIMVTLGIYDRAIMPLMKKWKGKQGFTNLQRIGIGLAFSIIGMAAAAVAEAKRLSVARRAGEVAALRGATLPISVFTLIPQFFLVGAGEAFLYTGQLDFFITRSPKGMKTMSTGLFLTTLSFGFFLSSFMVSVVRDVTGGKNGQGWLADNINYGRLDYFYGLLAALSTLNMGAFLVCAMWIKQENPKQGLQMGSAALKSSSMEDTC